DNA from Solanum stenotomum isolate F172 chromosome 3, ASM1918654v1, whole genome shotgun sequence:
CTATTCCATAGTTGGGCTGCTCCACCTTTCCCCATTTCTCATCAGCCAAATCAATAGAAATGATGTTCCCGTCTTTATACATATTAAACAAATCAGGGCCATGAGTAATCCAATAAATTTTCCCATTCACAAACTTGCCCGATATTTTTAGTAGCTTCTTAATTGGACATTCATCAACACATTTCCAAGAATCACTGAGTCAACTATATATTTGACCTCAACTTGATCCCGACTGCTATAGTTCAAAAAAATAGCCACTACCTTATAATCATCGTGGAATTCATCATATCCAAAACCATATAAAGGACAGCAATCTTTCTTCATTAATGTAGGTTTAGAATTTggcaattttttgtatttcctAATTGATGGATTCCATAGAACcaattcatattcatcaatGGCAAGACAAATCAATCCATTGACAGAACCTACAATCGCAAAATGACTGTGCAATTTCTTGTATGGATAATCCAAGTCAAATGCCTCAGTTACAGACTCATAAAGTAAGGAACTAAGAGTAAAATCTTTAAGAGTATACTCATAAAGACCATTCGTAGCTGCACGAAAATTCATCGTAAGCAAATGGTGAGTGTAATCCTTGTTGTTACTAGTGGATAAGCTGAGATGGGTGTTGATAAATTCAGGGCTAGAGATCAAAGCAAGTCAAGATTTCGAAACAGACCTGAATTTCAAAATCGATTTCACTGGTACCCTTGAGAGGATTTCAGTGATGAGTTCTGCTGGCAACACAGGATTGTCGTCAAGactgatttttttattgaagttgAAGGTAATTGAGAATGATTTGTGGGTTTTTTTCAGATCTGGGGGTATATGGAAGGCTACATATTGCTTGGATTCCATTTGAGTAGCAGAAATTTGAGCCTCTCAGTTTTCGCTATGAACGAGTAAAAAACCTTGTGTTGGTGCTTTGAGAATTTTCCCCAAATTATTAATGCTGCTACTCCGTTTCAATTTACCTACTATCATGTGAGCAAGACTAATTTTAACTGCTCGTTAGGTTCGATGGAcaagtaataattaattttggaaatatttttaaattgggcttattttatattgattgattttttttatctttgattggaataaaattatgagatattttattatagataaattatttCAGACTTGTAATGTTATTTTTATGAGGGTTGATAAACAACAACTTACTAAGTAAGGTCTAAAAAGACTAGAGTGCATGTACACTTTATCACTATCTCATAGATATAAAGAGGTTAtttcctaaaaataaaaattaattaacaatctTAAAATAATTGATTCCGAAATAATTAATCTCAAGATAACTTGTACCAAACAAACCCCAAGAGATACTGTATCTAactagggatggcaatggagCGGGGTGGATGCGGGATGGGGCAGGTTTAAGGCTATGTGGGGCGGGTTGAAGTGGATTTTTTAAAAGCTAATGCGGGGCGGGttgcgggtatatgtgattttatgtgggtttaaacttaattttaatattttacatgttataagagctATAGAACGGTATTTATTAAGATGATTtctttaaagctactaaaatattcaagatagtaaatgaaaatggttcagtaaaaaaataattcaatttcttaCATATTTCCCAATTgacttctaaaaaataaaattttaagtcactatcctattaaattaatacaacttaatgaaaaaatgaatttatttttatgaattttatttttagtttcaaacttaaatagaaaaagaagatattaaaaaaaaaaatcgggGAGGATTCATGCGGAGTGAGTCTATGCGGGGCGGATTAAAAATTTTACGGATTAAGCTCAATCCGCTCCGTCCCACCCACCCCGTACCGTTCCATTGCCATCCCTTTATCTAACTACGTAATACCAACAAGGCCGAAAATTTGCtatttattttgtctcaattcACAAGACACAACTTCTTTTAGTTGATCCGGAAAAGAATGATAATTATgttgtaatttaattataaaattcattttgtcaaaataactatttcattttttggacTAGAGTCACTAATATTAAACTTACATTGATCCGTATTCACTCAATTATTTGGATACAAATGagaattaaaaaagataattttagaGATATTCTTTCCTCTATAACATTTattgttggtgtaatataccacaaatataataaattatacttgaaaataaaaagaacaaaataaataaataaggctGAGACGTGGATATCTCACTCTCTTTAAGAAGATTTAAGTACAATGCGACATAATCTTTACCAATTCAGGACCATTTATGTATTTTGCCTAAAGtttttaagtaaattttttgattGAATTTTGCAAAGTATTATTCTgaattttcatttcaaaatttagTTTCAAGTACAAATTTTCACTAGAAAAATAGAGTCAAATTTGGTGGTGGAACCAACTTGGtatattctttatagtgacaaGGAATGtgaagaagagatatcatgCTGCAATGATGAGATATTCCGAAACAATGAATTACATATCGAATCATTGATCCAATCTGCATCTACTGTAAGGTTCTTGCAACCTGATATATCCAAGCATAGAAGAGCACCAAGTTGAACTATGCTTCGAGGCAAATACTCCAAATTATTTCCAATgagattcaactctttcaaaGAGGATAAGCATTCAATGTCTTCCGGAAGTCCTCCATCTAATATATTGCAGCAATTGAGTTTCAAAATATTCAAGTTTGGCATCCCCATGAAACGGCAACTCTTTCAGCCTGTTGCAACATGATAAGGGATTCCACGTAGATTCAGATATTTAAGAGATTCCGCATTAACAATCATACAAACTTAATGAGTTTTCTGCAACAGACCGGGGAATGGTGAATCTCTTCAAGACTCATACATTCTTCTAGATACAAATACTCCAAATTTGGCATACCCCTGAAATCTGGTATTTTCTTCAGGCTTTGGGAGCCACTTGTCGCACAGACGGTAATTGCTGCTATTCAAACACATAGGAAAGAAAAAGGGTAATTTGCCAAGATTGAAAGTACAATTTGTAGAGGTTAAAAGCCTCTGCattttatatatagtaataatagaataacatttcaaatattataaatattgcTGGCTGCTGCTTCTGTTGGAATATCCTGTTGTTACATTCCAGCGATAAGCAAGTGTTATGCTACTTTTGCCCAATGTACCTCATCTGTCCAGTTCATACTGCCTCTCCTAACCCCTTGTCAAGTTAGCATACTATTTCAAACCTTTGTAGCATATAAACACTAGAAAAACAGATGATCTAGATCCTCATTCACCAGCTGACATAGAGGACATGTAGGGGACTGGATTATACCCCGGCCATTTCGCCAATCTATTTTTAGTTGCATGCCTTCCATTCACTGCGAGATACAGAATGAATATCCATTTAGGAGCTCCAATATTTGTCCACGCCTGTGATCTCCATGCAAATAGATTCTGCTAATAGAGTACTTTTCCATGCCACTTGTACATGTTTAGAAGCCTCCAAAATCCTTTGGACAACCCATGAAGCTTGTTTAGCTTGTATATTCCACACTTCATTCTGCCCATAGTAACTATGAATCCAAGCAACCCATAACCTGTCTTTTTTCTGGCATTTATTCCACAACAACTTTTCAATAGCAGCCTTGTTCCATGTAGATATGTCAAGTAGATTCATTCCTCCACTTGCTTTGGGGCAACACAGCTTGTCCATGCAATCAGAACTTTTCTTGAGGTCTCAATGTTACCAGTCCGTAGAAATCTTCTACACATAGTCTCCACTCAATGAATGATCTTCTTGGGAAGGGCAAATATCTGGGACCAAACCATTTGGATTGCATACAGTACACTTTTAATGAGTTGAGCTCTTCCTGCATATGATAAAAATTTAGTTGTCCAGCTTGTAATCCTACTTCGCATCTTGCCTAGAAGTGGCTTGCATTGTGATATGAAAATCCTTTTAGTAGTCAAAGGAACTCCAAGATATCTAAATGGCAGATCCCCCTAAACAAATTGCAATTCCTTTAATATCTCCTCTTGTATCTGTTGGTTGACTCCACCAAAGTATACATTGCTCTTATATATGTTTGCAGCCAGGCGAGAAGCATTGAAGAACATCATAAAACATTGACCAAGATACTTTACTGATTTTTAAGTCACCCCTGCAGATCATCTGATTTGTGCATCTAGGATGATAATGGAAATCGGGATTTGTCTACAAGGTCTTCAAAATTCTTGTCAAATAGTCCATAACAATCATAAAAAGATAAGGGGACATTAGATTGTTGTACTATGCCCATTTATCTGAATGGAATAAGTATTTGTTGTAACACACTGCATTAtccatttgacgactttggcAGGTATCTTAAGTTCAGCCAGAATATGCTCCAGGAATGTCCACTCCAAAGAATCATATGCTTTCTTCATGTCAACTTTTACCATACATCCTCTGGAAATCCCTTTTCTTCCATATCCTTTTAAAACTTTTACCATACTTTTATAAGATAAACAAGGTCACATATTCCTAATCAACAACAATTACAACATCTACTCTGCAATAAGCCTGACCTGACAACAGCTAAGGTTAGTGCAGCCAACTCTATTGTAGGAAGTCGAGATAAAGCATCAACAACTTTATTCTCCTTATCTTTCCTTTATTCAATAGTTAAATCAAATTGCATCAGTTTGGTAATCATTTTCAACTGGGATCCAATATAAAACTATTGTTCAAGCAGGAATTTTAAAACCTTTTGATCAGTTTTGACAATGAAGGGTTTACTTGTGAGATACTGGCCCCATCTAGATACAGACATTACCAAAACAAAAAGCTCTTATTCATAAACAGACATAACTTTATGGTGTAGAGAAAGGCCTTTGCTCAAGTAAGCAATAGGTTTCCCTTGCTGCATAATAGCAGCTCCTATGCCAACATCACAACTCAAGTTAAAGTTAAGAACAGCTAACACGGAAGCAGATATCAGCGCATCCTTCAAGTGCTGAAATGCCCTGGTAGCTCCTTCATTCCATTTAAAAGTTCCATCTTTACTTATATAACCTTGGATAAATCTTTTATAATATCCTACAAGGCCAAGGAACCCTCTGATTTGCTTAAGGGTTGTAGGGATAGGCCATTTCTGAACTGTAAGAATCTTCTTTGAATCAGTAGCTACACCAGCAGCTAATACGTAGTGTCCCAGGTACTCAATACTGCTTGTGGAAAAGTGACATTTGGAGAGCCTGGCATACAAGCTGAAAAGTGATCCTGAAGTGATCCACATGAACCTCCATAAGTGCTTTTAAAAACTGAAGGGAGCATTGTCAATCCAAAATGCATCACTATGACTATTAGTGGACGCATATTCTGTCAAGGGACCTGGTTCATTGACTAttagtggacgcatacattgtATTACAAGTCTTGCAATCGTGTACAAATTTCACTACTTGATAGGAAAATAGATATTCGCATTTAAGATAAATGTTTCTTTCAAGGATTTTGGTCCAGCCTGGGTGATAAGTAAGCCTTGTTTCAGCAAGTCTAAAACTAAGAGGGCGAATAAGTAATAACTCCCTCATGTGGTTATACAACCATTTAAGTTATTCTACATTCAAGACCAAACAAAAGTGTCATAAAGAATAGGATATTACGCATAATCAAATGTAAATGACAAGTGCAaagattataaaaattatactttaaacATCATGTCAAGAGGGATAGTATTACATGAGTAATTCTTTAGTACATTCTCCCCTCGCACTTCCGAGAGCCACATCTACAATTCTTTTTCTTCAGATTACGATTTTTATCATAAACATGGTCATAGTTGTAGTGATAAGTAAACTCCTCTAATGGAGCAATACTCTTAGAAGCGAAAAACATTATATGAGGTACTCTCCTATCACCATGGTAATACATGACATTTTGAGCATAAAGGTTTGGTGAGCAACTATGGTTGATAAATCTTCCAACATTCCCATATCGAACCGCATCAAGGGTAAAGCCATCTTCATCCTTCCTCCGCAAAGAATCTGACTCAACTTTAAGGTTATTATTACGCATAGGATTCCTTTTTGGGATTTCTTCATCATAGTTGCCAACATCAAACAAGTACTCATCATTATCTATTCTACTTTCAGCTTCCTTTTCATCAAGCAACTCCCCAACATATTCACATATAAAACTTCCGGATGAGACATGATCTCGTGACCTCAAACCCCATCCTCTCGATTTGGTCTTGAAAACCTCCAAATGGTATCGAGGACCATGTTGGCTAACTCTATTTTTGCAAGAAGGTGGACATTTGCAAGATGGGCCACACTCATAAACAAGAGGTTGTGCTCTAACAATAGAGCCTCTTGTGTTGAATGGAATCTCACCTCCGTTCCTAGAAGCACAAGAGCATTGCTCAGAATCCGAGCATCCACTTGTGCAATTGCAACCTTGAGGCCTAGAGATGTAATACCAATCTGGATATTGTATGTTGGTAATGTAAGTAAATGATGGGAGTCTCTCATCATCTATTGCATTGACAGCACGAATTGGTATCTTCTCTTTTCCTTGCGAGACATCATAGTCCACAACAAACTCCGACTGCATAATCGATTTTGTTGCCTTGTTAGCATGAAAATGATCTGCCTTGACTAAACTTGTTGGCCGTGACACTACTTCACGATTAAGTTTTGGTTGGCCAGGATTTCGTTTTAGTTCAAACTTGAAAACATATTTTCCAGTTGGAGCTATTTCTTCCCAACACTTGGTCACAGTGTAGAGCCCATTGTAAATGTATCTTATATCACTCTTTTCACCATTCACTCTTTTTCGACCACAAATAACCCTCACCGGACATCCCATGTCCATGGAGTTCTTCAAGGCAAGATTACCCCCTTTAAGCTTTTGATCTTCCACTCTCGCATTAACAGATACTTTTGGATTCCCACCTTGACCTACATAAATGAATGTTTCAGAAGATATGGCCTTGTTATCGTACCGACCAGAATCAACAATGCTTGTTGCAACATATTTTCTGCCAATATTCACATAATTGATACCATTCATAAATTGGTGATGTAATCCGATCGTAACAAGTTCTGCCCTGAACCGGAATTGATCCCCAATTTCAATTCCAGGAACATGTCCAAAAGTCCACTCACAATTTACCCACTTTTTCTGATTTTTCAAAGTCATTGCTGCCTCTATATGGATATTTCTTTTGGATCGTCCTTCATGTTTCTCTGCTTTATCTTCTCGCAAAAGTTTAGTATATATGTCATCAAAAAGTTTCAGAGTCTCTCTAACTACTTTTACTTTATGAATATGTTCATATTCAGTTGACAATCCATGACCAGAAACACCACACATGACCACAGATTCATATTGATCCCAATccttatagaaaaaataatggcCTTTGTTCATTTCATCGTGCTGCTCAGGACGTATCATGTCAGGCAATGGCTTGAAATCAACTGCATCTTCTAAAATATCTGAGCACTTGTGTATGATCTCACCGTCCTTGCCACCTTTCTTCCACTCGGAGCATGTTAAAATGGAAATGTCATCATCATCTACCCAACTCCTGGACTCATCGTCAGAAACTTCTTCGTGGTGAACTCTCTGGCTTGTTTCCTTACTAGGTTCATTTCGGGCTTCGATTAGATTTTCTTGTGAAACAATAGCAGGCAATTCCGGTCCATTTTCAATAGGCTCATCTTTTATAAACCAATCACATGTATTTCTTGTATCAATTGACGGCTTTTGGAGAGCCTGACTAGCCAATACTTCATGCTGTTGAGTAGATTCATCACACATaagattttcttctttcaatttcAAAGGTTGGTTTCCATTAGTAGGTCGACATGAGGTATTTAAATGACTTGAACCACCAGCCTCTTTTGGACGCGCACCAGTTGCCTCAAAATTACTTGACTCAGCTGACTCAACCACATTTTTAGCTACTTCAGAACAACTTTTGCTATCAGCGTCAACAGAGCATTGAGTATCACTTCCATTCCTCTTTTGAGATACACAGGGGCCACACTTCTCAGGAAAACTCCTCGTAGAGTCTACTTTTACACGCTTGGTATTGGATGGAAATTCCGGGTACATCTCTCTGGTTCCGTTGTTTTGACAAACAAATAGACCACAATTCTCAGGAAAACTCCTCGTAGTCTCGACTCTTACAGGCTTGGTAGTGGATGGAAATTCCGGGTTTATCTCTCTGGTTCCATTGTTTTGACAAACAAATGAACCACAATTTTCAGGAAAATTGCGGGTAGCATCAACTTTTAGGCGCTTAAATGTGGAGGGAGATATAGTATCGACCATCAGATGAAGTTTCTTCTTGCCTAACATCTTTGTGGGACTCGTTGTTTCCACTAACACAGACATCTACAATCTACAATTTATAAAGTACGCACaacttaaaaccttactagaaaAACTAATTTTACTTTACATGATTATTAACACTTAGCAAGACAAGGCATTATGAATATAGGAATCgaacaaaataaagaagttaCAGCAAATGAAACACAGATTAGGGCTAAAAGAGAGCAGAaattttgggggtggggggggtggaggggggggggggggggNGGGGGGAATGGCAGTTTCTAACTTTGAATTTGGAGGGAAATTAGTGCCATAGAAAGAGGCACGGAAATTAATCTGGGAGACCGGTTTCAAGCTGAACCGGTTCAgttcaagaaaaaatagataCTATGAATTTTATCGAAGCAATCTCATAAAATTAACCAACGATgtaaagaaaggaaaaattacgCTTGGGAAATTAAACCAAAGAATTTCAAAACAACTTACTTGAAGTTTTGGCTTGCTTTCATAAGATCAAAACGCTTTAGGATGGAACGGTATGCCAATAAGGTCCTATTTATACAATAAGGTCTGCAATTGATTTCTATTCAAATTgggttttcttaaaatttaaaccaACAAAGTTACCATAATTACTGATCCTAATTTTGGTATAATTCTTAAGTCGCCCTAACTTTTTTTCCGCTACGcccttttcatcttttatttttgggattAAAATTCACAAATCTCCCTTTCCTATTATACATGTTTGGTTTCGCAAGGAATACAAGTGCAATAAGTATAATAATGATTTGCTTCAACTAATTTGTTTATAACggtctattttttctttcaaacaaattttaaaaagaaacttgCCTCAAATTTTATGAGAAAAACAGTTCAGTGCTCAAAGCATCTTATATTTATAAGACGTGTGATGTAGTCATGTAGACCATATACCCTAATGCAAGCATCATTAAATGCTTTCTATAGCTTGAACTCCatcattttagccaaataaaaattgtttCGTCAAAAATAATGAAGTACAAACTATGTGTTTCTTCTTTAAATacaatgattatttattttaattgtgtATTTTCTCATCATGACAAAATAATTGGGGAAAAAACAACTTAGAgtctcattttttttagtcTGATAAAAAagtttgacaaaaataatggAGTTGCATGCAATTGtgtattttttgaaaaacttattTAGATATAATGACTATTTATTTTCGAATGTcgtctccttttttttttgccccaagtttgtaaaaaaaaaatgcacttGATTGGAGCTCCTTTGTTTCTAGtgaaataaaaagaagtttTAGCATAATAATAAGTTCTAATTGTATCCTACTTATTATATCTTATATGCAGTGTTTTAAAACGTAGGGACATGAGACGAGACGTTTTATGCAACATTGGGTGAGGGGGTAAGCTTCGATTTATTATTAAGAcaataagcaaaagtaaaattttcaataattctaccaataaattcaataaatcactaataatatagaaaaaatattaaaattattctttgagaaaggtaacaacataaaaaatgataCTAGCCGAGATAATTTGAATATGTGTGTGATGCACCNccccccccccccccccccttctttaattaattaatttaatttaaatactaCGTAAAAACTGGTTTAACTCGACCCAAAATGTTTCACCTATcaatataattgtatttttttctttttctttatatttccaTTTCTCacttttttctcttcattttttccttctcaAATTACGCAGGAAATTGAAGATTATCTACTTAGTTTgctttattttacatttaaagTAAGTCTTTATGTTTACATTGCATTTTCATACGCAACTTCGGATCATTCTCATCGTTATAAATATGATTCAAGATTGTATTTGACATTATAAAAATAGTTTCCCTCAAAACCTAATCACAAAAGATAACTTGACTtctcaaattttaaagaaattaaacatAGATCAACTGGAAAATAACAAGAAGTTAGAATGTTCTTACCTTTTTGGGTAGATTTCGTTCAAGAGAGAAgatgatttattttataaaatctttaagggaaaagggtcaaaaatacccatcaactttattttattggttGACTATGTCCCTACCATTAAAGTGAAGTTATTTTTACCCTTGCCATTACTATTTCACCATATATATCCCTCATTTGACAGAAAGCCCCAAATCAACTTAAATTAACTCGAATCTTAAAAAACAACCCGTTACCCATTTTTAAACTCATGCCCGACCCTCTAACACTTAACCCAAGAGATGAACAAAGGAAAAATAGGGGAGGAAGAAGCAATAACTTCAGCCTTTGTTTTCCCATTTTTTCGACCAGCCTCTCCTCTCACGTTGCTATCCAGCCACCAAACAACCATCCCTAAATGACCccattttttccattttcacaGCCACCATCACCCACTTTTCGGTCGACGACCAAACCCACCTAAACCAGCCCACTTCAACGGAAAACAATCTGTAAGCCACCTCACAACCAGACGCCAACTCCGGCGAACCAGACCACCATTTACTGTCTCTTTTCTCCAGCCAAAATGTCACTAGAAAACACCCAAATTGACCCCTAGTCGACTTCCCTCAACCCATCTTCCTTCTCCAACCAGAAACCCCGGTGAACCACATCGAAAACATCTCCAAACAACCACCACTCACCTCCAAATCGGCAGAAATCACCACCCCAAAACAACCCTTTCCGCCGCTGCCTCATCGACATGGAAAAACCACCGCGAACATCCTCAACTCCATGAGCTCGTAAAACCCAACAGCAACAAGCAACCACCAT
Protein-coding regions in this window:
- the LOC125860324 gene encoding histone-lysine N-methyltransferase, H3 lysine-9 specific SUVH6-like, with product MSVLVETTSPTKMLGKKKLHLMVDTISPSTFKRLKVDATRNFPENCGSFVCQNNGTREINPEFPSTTKPVRVETTRSFPENCGLFVCQNNGTREMYPEFPSNTKRVKVDSTRSFPEKCGPCVSQKRNGSDTQCSVDADSKSCSEVAKNVVESAESSNFEATGARPKEAGGSSHLNTSCRPTNGNQPLKLKEENLMCDESTQQHEVLASQALQKPSIDTRNTCDWFIKDEPIENGPELPAIVSQENLIEARNEPSKETSQRVHHEEVSDDESRSWVDDDDISILTCSEWKKGGKDGEIIHKCSDILEDAVDFKPLPDMIRPEQHDEMNKGHYFFYKDWDQYESVVMCGVSGHGLSTEYEHIHKVKVVRETLKLFDDIYTKLLREDKAEKHEGRSKRNIHIEAAMTLKNQKKWVNCEWTFGHVPGIEIGDQFRFRAELVTIGLHHQFMNGINYVNIGRKYVATSIVDSGRYDNKAISSETFIYVGQGGNPKVSVNARVEDQKLKGGNLALKNSMDMGCPVRVICGRKRVNGEKSDIRYIYNGLYTVTKCWEEIAPTGKYVFKFELKRNPGQPKLNREVVSRPTSLVKADHFHANKATKSIMQSEFVVDYDVSQGKEKIPIRAVNAIDDERLPSFTYITNIQYPDWYYISRPQGCNCTSGCSDSEQCSCASRNGGEIPFNTRGSIVRAQPLVYECGPSCKCPPSCKNRVSQHGPRYHLEVFKTKSRGWGLRSRDHVSSGSFICEYVGELLDEKEAESRIDNDEYLFDVGNYDEEIPKRNPMRNNNLKVESDSLRRKDEDGFTLDAVRYGNVGRFINHSCSPNLYAQNVMYYHGDRRVPHIMFFASKSIAPLEEFTYHYNYDHVYDKNRNLKKKNCRCGSRKCEGRMY